AACGCAAAGGTAGAAACGAGATCCTgactcaacacacacacacacacacacacacaaacacgcacacacatccgCCTCAACAAGCAAGTGGGAGCCAAAGCTACGTGCAGAATCTTCACGCAAACAATACTCTCAGGCTGCTCAGACTTGCTGCTAGAGACCGAGGCTGGAGAAAAAAGTGCATATGACGGCATACCAGACCACATAGCATAACTTTTGCTCGCCGATGATATTCCATATCAGTGCCTCCAACCTAGCTAGACCAGTATTCGAAGTGTGTGAAAAAATTGCTTACCCTTGCACATCGGCCCCGTAGGTTGGAGCGTTTAAGGGGAAGCGGTGGAGTGAAGCGCTAAACCTCATCTGGGACGGTGATTGTCCGAATCGgtacacacacttacaccaGGATCGCAATCAGATCAAATCAAATCGAATCGTGACGACGTCGGCTACTCGCCCTACTTGCCTTCCTTCAGAAAGCACACCCCcgtacaagaaaaaaaaacacgtaagAAAACGAGAAGTGAAACACACAAGCCCGGCCCGACCAGGCCCGGGAATGAATGCTGGCAGGAAATTGTGCAACCTCATCATATCCATCTCAGAGCGGCACACACTCACCCACaagcacgcacgcatacagTGCTGACACCGGAATTGGCTTGAAACTCGTCCACTGCACTGTATGGTGCCACCATGGTGCAGGAGAGTGAGGGGCGAGGAGCGGTCAAATGGCTCATAAAAATGTTTACTTATTTGTCAAGGATATTTGCAACGACCAGAAGCATGTTTTATGATTGGTTCAAGTGCAATCAAAGCCACATACCCGGAACCACGTCTCTAcaagacgtgtgtgtgtgtgtgtgtgtgtgtgtgtgtgtgtgtttgtgtgtatttgagAAGGTGTAACTGTGTGCGTGCTACACACAACACCTTCCAAGAAGCACGCTGTAGTGCCAAACTGTGCCAACCGGTTTCGAGACGGCAAGCTGGAAGAGCTTTTCGCTGTTCACTTCACCAAGCATCATGCATTTTGATTACACACCCAGTGAACTGGATTTGATTCGTGTGCGCTATGGAGACGTAGgtgtgtggatgtgtatgTGAAAAGGTATGAGAATTGGATTTTCTTACTTAAAGTATTGAAGCGCGTTGAAAAAGTACTATAATGTTGATTCGATGTTCGAGTTTAAATCCAATGGAAAGGGCGTTGTAtgttggtgccgtgaccaggatacaCTACACAAGATCTTTTTTCTAGTGCTTGTGAtgggtttgtttgcttgtttattATGGTAATAATTTGCTATCGGGCTGTATGGGCTTAAGATCAAATTGCACAACTGAATAATATGCCCGTCACGGGTTCAAACCCCGAAGGGACCGAACCTCCGATACATAATACCAAATATCCTGCTTTGGTATCAGTTGCACCCATCAGTAGTTTATGGCATGTCGACAACAACAGCAATTATACAGTCtaaactcactggttgaacttcgattctctgccaactattgaatatatgctttttagttggcatgttTTTCCATGCAAAAAAATCTGTAATTTTTCTCGATGAGCCAAgatatttttgtgaaattaaaaaaaaaacagtttttccatacaaacgcatttttaattgaactgtcagccaacttttgagcgttcaactattgaattccaACTGTATACCAAAATATGAGTAAGATGAAGTAAAAGAAATTTTTAACTTGTATTTAAACTTTAAACTCTTTTTACAGCTCGCTTTAGCTTATATTTGATATAAGATTTATTAGATATTTTGTATAATATGCTTGTTTTAGTCGTTGTTGACAAATATTGTCGTGTAAAAAGaagtcaaaaaataaaacatgctGTTTATTGTTCGGCAAAGATATTTGAAAATATGGAATATCTGCTTTATTTTGGAAACAAGTTTACTTGATATGCATACAATTTTAAAAAGGCTCACAGAATAAGGTAAATTCATAAAGTGCCATAGCGAAATCAATCCTTGGCGGTCTTGTGATTGAGCTATGAACTCATATGATTTAATAACATGGACTCATCATGCGTTCAAACCTCATATCTTATATCACATATCTAAGTCTAATTAGCCTAAATGTATCCCGGCATGTTCGTGTATAACGCTAAACCAAGtcgaattaaaataaatttaaaaaataaactcttcAAGGCCATCCAAAAAACATCTTActgtaaaattcaaaatgtaaGAAGACTAAACATTGTAAAAGAATGATTTTGGTGATGTGATCAgcataaatatttgttttatttttggataGTTCTGTCAGATGTATCTGCTGCAATTTAACGATAAAGTTTATATGTCATCTAAATTTAAAGTCTTCCACTATTGATTCCCTTTTTGCTTCAGTGGCTTCAAGAACAGTAAAAGAAACCCCTACCAAGCCTATAATCAACTCTTTTTGCGTTCTTTCGCGAATTTTGTTGCAGTGTGAAATGATTTCTTAACCTTTCAATGTATAGAGGGCGAACCCTGCTCAAAACTCACTGCAAAAGCCCGTGTCGGTCGTGGTGGATACTTTTGATAAATGAAGCCGCCGTGCAGAGGTCAAACAATTACCGGAACCCTTCTTCACAAATTTGCCCAAACCGAACCGCTGGAGTGGAtaggcaagaagaaaaaaaaactacgcaaCGTTCAgccaaaattatttttaaaccactCTTGTACACCCTGCCCCACCCGGAAAGCTTAGCTTCGAACATCCGACGGGCAAGTGGaatatattcttttttttttttttgctgctgtgtgtgtgtttaatttcCCTTCATTTTTACGAGCTCGCTCGCTTCCGAACGAGGCCAATGGGAAGTAGATCTTGTGGGTTAACATTTATCGCAAAGGCATTTTTCTTGCTCACCTCATTTTCACTCACATGTTTGCGTTACGCGGTGGCGCACAGTGCCTGCGTTAGAAACTTTCACCATTCCCACCCACCCACAGCACGTGGCGGGAGGGTTGTGCAAAACTTGAAAATGGTATGGAACTAGGGGGAGATGGAAAGATGGGTGCGCAGGGTCATGCGAAAATAATTAATCAAACTTACCGAAACGTCAGCGTGGTCAGCGGACGGTATGATTTATGGCTGCTTAGGTCGGCCATCGGCGTGCCCCAGAAGTCGTTGCGGAACACCTGCGCCACCGGGCCCGTCCCGAGCACGTCCTTGTTGAGCGTGATGGCCGGGATGTCGTCGTGCACAAAGTCGCCCTGGATGCCGTTCAGATAGCAGAGGGTCGCAATTAGCCCGACGAGCAGGTACATGCACCAGCGCTGCTCGTCGCCCCGGTCGCCCGCCGGGTGCGACGCCCGCCGTCGGCCGGTGGTGCATTCGGCCACGCTCGCACAGCACCCGTCCGTCGATGGTTTGtggtgctggtgatggtggttgttATTAAGAGCATCTTCTAGCTGTGCTGCTTTTTCTGAGGCACTCAACGGCGACGGTGATGACGCCGGCGACGATTTCAAAATGGATGATATCGAGCAGCACCGTTGGCACGGAAAggacgctgatgatgatggtgatggtgatggcgaTGGTGATGAGGAGCCGTTCATGAAGCGGAATGCCGACGGGGAGGACGATGAGGTTGCCATGCAGGACAGACACAGGGAGCGATGGTCGGGTGCCGCTGATGAGGATGCTAATGTTGTCGGTTGGAAGGAGGACTGATGAGGAGCGGGAGGGGAAGTGGAAGGTGGTTGGTGAAGGGTATGATGCTGGTGACGAGTGCCCGGCTGCACCGGATTGTACACGATCGTCACGCGACGCTTCATGCCGTTTCTACACAGGTTTGCCTTGCAAACGCAcactcacagacacacgcacacacacagacacaaacccCCGTTCTGCCCGGAAGGGTTTTGAGCTCACTCGACCGATTTCTTGCACCGCGTTGGACAATTTTTTCTCATCTTTCCAACGGGAGCATTCTTTGATTATTTTCACTATTTCCTATTTTACTCCACTACACAACGCAATAACACCCGCTTTCAAACACAGACTTGCAGCGCACTCGACTTGCAATTTCTAAGCTTTGCAATTTTCTATTAATTTCCGCACAgacacccacacaaacacacagacacgcacacaattCACTGCAAGCTCGCACCAACGGGTACTAATTTCATCGCGCTACAGCTGCACTTCAGCCACTAAACCctgcacagagagagagatagagagagagagagtggaaaaGAAACGTGTAAGAGTTGGTGGAGGTGCAGCTGAAACACACTTCAAAGTGTACGGTGCAGATCTATGTTTCAATgggtcagtgtgtgtgtttcgttgcGAACAGCCCGCCTTCAGTCTTATCAGCGAACGTGTCCAGCTATTTCCGCGGTCCAGGACTTTCTTGTGCTTTTCCGGATGTTAGAGATAACAGGAAGCTAAGGAGAATGCGCAATCAGAGCCATCATCCCACCACCGGAAGTACACTGGGTGAGGGTTTTTTCCACTTCCGTTTTCCCGatcaccatacacacacatcggACAACAACCATTCATCATTAATGGATACCGGTGACCCAACCCAACAGCAGTCCCGGGAGAGTTTCAAGAGCGACCGGAACCACTGACGGAAGGATCCGGGGATCTGTGTCCACTGACAGCGGTACTTTGTGGATGTGGAAAACAAATCTTTCCGCCTTTTTGCCTGCTTTCCTCCGTTCGATAGAGAgtgggggttcgtcgcttgcttcATTCACAGACGCAGGCAAGCTGCCGGATACTTTGCCATCCATCGGTCCATCGGTAAGGCAAATGGTGGAAACTCTCGAAGGAATTCATCCTGCGGTAGGTTTTCTCATTTTATAGCTTCGTTAGTTTTATCCTTCCAGCGTCGCCTCCCGCATTTCGCCCCGTGAAACGTGATGTCtgaaagaaagcaaagcaaaaaaaacacaattctaTTAGTGCAAAGATAGGAAAAAGAAGGAATTTCGAAACATAAATACGGATGATAGAACTAAGCGGACGGAAGCCGCCCGGGCTTGAATCCGTCGGTTGTGCTCAGCCGGAAAGcttgtgttttgatttattcacGGTTTGCTACGATTTCCTCGCCGAGCCCGTGTATGGTGGGATCTCGGGCTCACTCACCCGAGCCCCGTACATGTTCACCGCGGAGTGTgagataaatttaaatccaccACATGCACGCATCTCCATTTTTGAGCAGATAAAGAGGCTGGTTCCTTCCCACGGTTCGAGCACGCTTAGAAGGGAACGAATTTTTAAACCTACCCAAAAACAGTGGAAGACATTTTACCAGGAAACGGCAGACATTGCCATCTTTAAATGGTAAGAAAATTTGCCCTCCTCTTAACGAACAGAGAAGAAAACACTTTGCCGCTTCTCAGGCTGGgaagtaaatgaaaaaataaatact
This genomic interval from Anopheles merus strain MAF chromosome 3L, AmerM5.1, whole genome shotgun sequence contains the following:
- the LOC121598943 gene encoding protein O-mannosyl-transferase TMTC2-like codes for the protein MKRRVTIVYNPVQPGTRHQHHTLHQPPSTSPPAPHQSSFQPTTLASSSAAPDHRSLCLSCMATSSSSPSAFRFMNGSSSPSPSPSPSSSASFPCQRCCSISSILKSSPASSPSPLSASEKAAQLEDALNNNHHHQHHKPSTDGCCASVAECTTGRRRASHPAGDRGDEQRWCMYLLVGLIATLCYLNGIQGDFVHDDIPAITLNKDVLGTGPVAQVFRNDFWGTPMADLSSHKSYRPLTTLTFRLNYLTFGLRSVWFHATNVALHAAATVLFTRVCLTIAGLRQNFAILAGVLFAVHPIHTEAVSTKSSSLVTGNRVGRADVFACIFFLISLLVYHGLNYLTFGLRSVWFHATNVALHAAATVLFTRVCLTIAGLRQNFAILAGVLFAVHPIHTEAVTGIVGRADVLACIFFLISLLVYHGRSHHADMNSIWLSIVLGG